One genomic window of Leptospira paudalimensis includes the following:
- a CDS encoding C40 family peptidase, with protein MFSKEYHLSIFLLVFLFPCFLHSQNLDTLLESGYNKQETLLIRSEIRKKLGDRANQKEIQNIIQSLRVWAVFESMSPSEFALEVERFVILRDHGYEWEETEELIPYLITTKPNKKEIPFLGKFYREMKLSQVPEDELLNLFSVAKSKSWTGETLFVVGRLYVLMRKQESNPVVILKQLEKKIPKNMQTLSSEKQKKLMNEMKPESKNSDLVVRWNSVIEDTISVLSGKNTIDDFKVSDRRTEIIWNEEGEWITKERPKLDPNLIFIEEQITSQPTQTENSSKRKLVDPVGRLWIGTPYLYGGYSKRGVDCSGLTKSILTDPKIGMKEKAIPRSAKDQSQIGKFVTREKQEIGNLVFFSASPNTKKITHVGMVLENGNFIHASTSRGVVIQSLNEKWWKERYVTGRDIFP; from the coding sequence ATGTTTTCAAAAGAGTACCATCTATCTATTTTTCTATTGGTTTTCCTTTTCCCCTGTTTTTTACATTCTCAAAATTTAGACACACTTTTAGAATCTGGTTATAACAAACAAGAGACCTTACTCATTCGAAGTGAAATTCGAAAAAAACTTGGCGACCGAGCAAACCAAAAAGAAATCCAAAACATCATCCAATCCTTACGGGTGTGGGCTGTGTTTGAATCGATGTCACCTTCGGAATTTGCATTGGAAGTAGAACGGTTTGTTATTTTACGTGACCATGGATATGAATGGGAGGAAACGGAAGAACTAATTCCTTACCTCATCACAACCAAACCTAACAAAAAAGAAATTCCATTTTTAGGTAAGTTTTATCGGGAGATGAAATTAAGCCAAGTGCCTGAAGATGAATTGTTAAATCTTTTTTCAGTTGCAAAAAGCAAATCTTGGACGGGGGAAACATTGTTTGTGGTTGGTCGATTGTATGTTCTCATGCGAAAACAAGAATCCAATCCGGTTGTCATTCTCAAACAATTAGAAAAAAAAATACCTAAAAATATGCAAACACTCAGTTCAGAAAAACAAAAGAAACTGATGAATGAAATGAAACCTGAATCAAAGAATTCTGATTTGGTTGTGCGTTGGAATTCTGTCATTGAAGATACAATCTCTGTTCTTTCAGGGAAAAACACCATTGACGATTTTAAAGTTTCAGATCGTAGAACCGAAATCATTTGGAATGAAGAAGGAGAATGGATCACAAAAGAAAGACCTAAATTAGATCCGAATCTCATTTTTATAGAAGAACAGATTACTTCTCAACCTACACAAACAGAAAATTCCTCCAAACGTAAGTTAGTTGATCCTGTCGGTAGGTTATGGATTGGAACTCCTTATTTGTATGGTGGGTATTCCAAACGTGGTGTTGATTGTTCAGGATTGACAAAATCCATCCTAACCGATCCAAAAATTGGAATGAAGGAAAAGGCAATTCCTAGATCAGCAAAAGACCAATCACAAATCGGAAAATTTGTCACGAGAGAAAAACAGGAAATTGGGAATTTAGTATTTTTCTCTGCGTCTCCCAATACCAAAAAGATCACACATGTGGGTATGGTACTAGAGAACGGAAATTTTATCCATGCTTCAACGAGTAGAGGTGTTGTCATCCAATCCCTAAATGAAAAATGGTGGAAGGAGAGGTATGTAACAGGAAGAGATATCTTTCCTTAG
- a CDS encoding patatin-like phospholipase family protein — MKRIRKSRIPTLAQYLTLADLFKNLPHSVLREMMSHTVREFLKGGEILFLEHSDGNDLYILAAGKLRYEKRSADGSIRDVGEFKRLDIIGELSLFTGEKRSATVKAVRDSELIRVPRDVALSILVKYPESLLQITKIIAERLAHAKTETKGFVPQAKTFTLLSSLPEKVILDMIHYLGIVILRYGSFYVVDESMFNDRMKELEKLEEVDREPWIIRFFTQIEAEYDYIFYLVKDDGKLSPYVERTLRQSDTFVYIKDANEDPNCIQMESLIDKRKFSDRNHVLVLLQSNREMVRPGTINHLEKRRFQRHFHVHLERMDTWERLGRGLLGKSIGLALGGGGAKGFSHLGVLKALEENTIPIDMVSGTSAGSIFAALIAMGESSEGSKVKAKEFWVSKDLLNEYTIPILSLTTGKKYTEAIRDFFGDIQIEDLWIPYFSVATNLSHSEIHVQEVGSLWKAVRASTSIPGIVPPFIDDGIVYVDGGVLDNVPGITLKEKGVGKVISVDVFGDIYPDQDRELCEYFDVNKPGVMTNPIFQMTNLINFQDILKPKFPPIGDIIIRSILASSRERIRQTEKISDLFLQIPTNNFGLLDWFAYERLIELGYVSSFEKIKMNREKFLNPSLQSV; from the coding sequence GTGAAACGGATCCGAAAATCTAGAATTCCGACTCTTGCACAGTATTTGACACTGGCGGATTTGTTTAAAAACCTCCCTCATTCCGTGTTACGCGAAATGATGTCACATACTGTTCGCGAATTTTTAAAAGGAGGAGAGATTCTCTTTTTGGAACATTCAGATGGAAATGATCTGTACATTTTGGCGGCAGGAAAACTTCGTTACGAAAAACGAAGTGCCGATGGCAGTATCCGAGATGTAGGTGAATTCAAACGTCTCGATATCATTGGAGAGTTGAGTTTATTTACGGGAGAAAAACGTTCTGCCACAGTGAAAGCTGTGAGAGACTCAGAACTCATCCGAGTTCCTAGAGACGTGGCATTGTCCATTCTTGTAAAATACCCTGAGAGTTTACTTCAAATTACGAAAATCATCGCAGAACGATTGGCTCACGCCAAAACGGAAACAAAAGGATTTGTCCCACAGGCAAAAACCTTCACGTTACTATCCTCACTTCCTGAAAAAGTCATTTTAGATATGATTCATTATCTCGGAATTGTAATCCTTCGGTATGGATCTTTTTATGTTGTCGATGAATCAATGTTCAACGATCGAATGAAAGAATTGGAAAAATTAGAAGAAGTAGATAGAGAACCTTGGATCATTCGATTTTTCACTCAAATTGAAGCCGAATACGATTATATTTTTTATCTTGTGAAGGATGATGGCAAATTAAGTCCTTATGTCGAAAGGACACTGCGCCAGTCTGATACCTTTGTTTATATCAAAGATGCAAATGAGGATCCAAATTGTATCCAAATGGAATCACTCATCGATAAACGTAAGTTTAGTGACCGTAATCATGTTCTTGTCCTCTTGCAATCAAATCGAGAAATGGTTCGCCCAGGTACAATCAACCACCTTGAAAAAAGGAGATTCCAACGTCATTTTCATGTCCATTTAGAACGAATGGACACTTGGGAAAGATTGGGCAGAGGTTTACTTGGAAAATCCATAGGACTTGCATTAGGTGGCGGTGGTGCCAAAGGGTTTTCCCATTTAGGTGTGCTCAAAGCGTTAGAAGAAAATACAATCCCCATTGATATGGTTTCTGGTACAAGTGCGGGTTCCATTTTTGCTGCACTCATTGCGATGGGTGAATCTAGTGAGGGAAGTAAAGTAAAAGCAAAGGAATTTTGGGTATCAAAAGACCTTTTAAATGAATATACAATTCCCATTTTATCCCTAACAACAGGGAAAAAATACACGGAAGCCATTCGGGATTTTTTTGGTGACATCCAAATTGAAGATTTGTGGATTCCTTATTTCTCGGTTGCAACAAACCTTTCCCATTCAGAAATACACGTACAAGAAGTGGGAAGTTTATGGAAAGCAGTCCGTGCGAGTACTTCCATTCCTGGTATTGTACCACCTTTCATTGATGATGGAATTGTCTATGTGGATGGGGGAGTTCTTGATAATGTTCCTGGTATTACACTCAAGGAGAAGGGTGTCGGGAAAGTAATTTCGGTAGATGTATTTGGTGACATTTATCCAGACCAAGACCGTGAACTTTGTGAATACTTTGATGTGAACAAACCAGGTGTGATGACAAACCCAATCTTCCAAATGACTAATCTCATCAATTTCCAAGACATCTTAAAACCAAAATTTCCTCCTATAGGAGATATCATCATCCGTTCGATTTTAGCATCGAGCCGAGAACGAATCCGCCAAACAGAAAAAATCTCAGATTTGTTTTTGCAAATCCCTACCAATAATTTTGGATTACTTGATTGGTTTGCGTATGAACGTTTGATTGAACTTGGATATGTTTCGTCATTTGAGAAAATCAAAATGAACCGAGAGAAATTTTTAAATCCTTCTTTACAATCAGTGTAG